From the Magnetococcales bacterium genome, one window contains:
- a CDS encoding response regulator codes for MQNQPNLLLAECDPSLTQWFDETLRTDGYAVTHACHGEQAWSLFCTSSPDLLLLGAGISFKEGMTLCSRIKATAPSRSMPILMIVDPSPEEGWIEQAIQAGVTDFIAKPVHGAILRHRLRQLLGRSLAIEEAVRQARDMADATMRAKTEFLATMSHEIRIPMNGILGMTELLQGGTLHQEERQRVDFIRQSALNLLTIVNDMLDFTSMDAGKLTLQNNRFDLHRLLGDLQATFQDSARQKGLELGARLGPNLPATLVQDADRLRQILTNLLSNAIKFTPPGGKVVLGAEPTRREKESFWIRFLVQDTGIGIHPDQFSRLFKLFSPGDGPTTSKLGGAGLGLMITKRLIKLMGGYIHVDSSVNKGTLFTVDLPFLHPVFLEEPVACAAQGEGHSFPPHVRLLLVDDDSVNRVVVRGILRRHGFAIEEAVNGMEALEKLVSHTYDLVLMDCQMPHMDGYTACQMFREKESGQQHKRRTPIIALTANAMQGDREKCLEAGMDDYLAKPIRGEDLKRLLSHWLFGNSCRNC; via the coding sequence ATGCAAAACCAGCCCAACCTCTTGCTGGCAGAGTGTGACCCATCGTTGACACAGTGGTTTGATGAAACCCTGCGCACCGACGGGTATGCGGTGACCCATGCTTGTCATGGTGAGCAGGCTTGGTCACTGTTTTGTACCTCTTCTCCGGATTTACTCCTCCTGGGTGCCGGTATTTCCTTTAAGGAGGGTATGACACTCTGTTCCCGGATCAAGGCGACCGCGCCAAGTCGTTCCATGCCAATCCTTATGATTGTGGATCCCTCTCCGGAGGAGGGGTGGATTGAGCAGGCGATTCAGGCCGGGGTGACGGATTTTATCGCCAAGCCGGTCCATGGGGCCATTTTGCGCCACCGTTTACGCCAGTTGCTTGGCAGATCCCTGGCCATCGAGGAGGCGGTACGGCAGGCCAGGGATATGGCAGACGCAACCATGCGTGCCAAAACCGAATTTTTGGCCACCATGAGCCACGAGATCCGTATCCCCATGAATGGCATTTTGGGTATGACGGAACTCCTCCAGGGGGGAACATTGCACCAGGAGGAGCGGCAACGGGTCGATTTTATAAGACAATCAGCACTGAATCTTCTGACGATCGTCAATGACATGCTGGATTTTACCAGCATGGATGCCGGTAAGTTAACCTTGCAAAACAATCGGTTCGACTTACACAGACTGTTGGGGGATTTGCAGGCGACTTTCCAGGATTCTGCTCGTCAAAAAGGGTTGGAGTTGGGTGCCCGCCTCGGTCCGAACCTTCCTGCCACGCTGGTCCAGGATGCTGACCGGTTGCGACAGATTTTAACCAACCTCCTTTCCAATGCGATCAAATTTACACCGCCGGGAGGAAAAGTTGTTTTGGGAGCAGAACCGACGCGCCGGGAGAAGGAGTCCTTCTGGATCCGGTTCTTGGTGCAGGATACCGGCATTGGTATTCATCCTGACCAATTTTCGAGACTTTTCAAATTGTTCTCTCCGGGAGACGGCCCCACGACAAGCAAATTAGGCGGTGCCGGGCTTGGCTTGATGATTACCAAGCGTCTGATCAAACTGATGGGAGGGTATATTCACGTTGACAGTTCCGTCAACAAGGGCACGCTTTTTACAGTTGATCTGCCCTTCCTGCACCCCGTGTTTTTGGAAGAGCCCGTCGCATGTGCTGCTCAGGGTGAAGGGCACTCCTTTCCACCGCATGTGCGGCTGTTGCTGGTCGACGATGACTCCGTCAATCGTGTCGTTGTGCGTGGCATTTTGAGACGGCACGGTTTTGCGATCGAAGAAGCCGTGAACGGCATGGAGGCCCTGGAAAAGCTGGTTTCCCACACCTATGACCTGGTGCTCATGGATTGTCAAATGCCCCACATGGATGGTTATACGGCCTGTCAGATGTTCAGAGAAAAAGAAAGCGGGCAACAACACAAGCGCCGCACGCCCATCATTGCTCTGACCGCCAACGCCATGCAGGGAGATCGGGAAAAATGCCTGGAAGCCGGCATGGATGACTATCTGGCAAAACCCATCCGGGGTGAGGATTTGAAAAGGCTGCTCAGTCATTGGCTTTTCGGCAATTCTTGCCGAAATTGTTGA
- a CDS encoding serine/threonine-protein phosphatase, which yields MSINELYNIVVVMQRVRGLSQINLQESTKESSDNLKHYWKELEDKLDSNTPLLPDEFQDTKQTIRRDFSPDHGTSDPKLLFDIHTQMINRVNDIIRNLAFRSRLSTDVDVTVYNLKEIFLRYYPNLGESMGRLRAVVSIILASGEFGPTDQIRFGEVMGHVNRDLERTRGIHRFIREEVPFLQSVSGCFDRELEPNLLAVLDFSNTLMSEKTVKTDPLYFFLAVTYVIENNIVCHRQLHDKLHTILKTREGEARSQRLLTMSVSGVAILFMLGFMTDFYRRNRRAMLALTESREKVVQILEVVRDQRDKLAYEREIVEHTLEKINRSVKMSHAGATLLSVPLERIAGDFLLYAARPDGTRHYLLGDFTGHGLPSALGGPMVADIFYTMTRKNFAPPAILNEINAKLHLKLPRQLYLAAAFLAHDPNQGRLLIWNCGIPEILHFHQKEFYRSYPSNHLPLGILAEHELAKIEQSTTTNTMDRVYAFSDGFCEAQDAQGEMFGSANLQQALGELLLEDQPFQGVMEKIKRHRNGPQTDDLTMLELVFDGAGPPDPDTLLLINNFGKNCRKAND from the coding sequence ATGAGCATCAATGAGTTATACAACATTGTCGTCGTTATGCAGAGAGTGCGTGGTCTTTCTCAAATCAATTTACAGGAATCTACAAAAGAATCAAGCGATAATTTAAAACATTACTGGAAAGAACTCGAAGATAAACTGGACAGCAACACCCCTCTTCTTCCAGATGAATTTCAAGATACGAAACAGACCATTCGGCGCGATTTTAGCCCGGACCATGGCACATCCGATCCGAAACTTCTTTTCGATATCCATACCCAGATGATCAACCGTGTCAATGATATCATCAGAAATTTGGCTTTTCGTTCTCGGCTGTCAACCGACGTGGACGTGACGGTCTATAATTTAAAGGAAATCTTTCTGAGGTACTACCCAAATTTGGGTGAATCCATGGGCCGTCTGCGCGCTGTGGTGAGTATCATACTTGCTTCCGGGGAGTTCGGTCCGACTGACCAGATTCGGTTTGGCGAAGTCATGGGGCATGTCAACCGCGATCTGGAAAGAACAAGAGGGATTCATCGCTTTATCCGGGAAGAGGTTCCTTTTCTGCAATCGGTGTCGGGATGCTTTGACCGGGAGTTGGAGCCCAACTTACTGGCTGTTCTTGACTTCAGCAATACATTGATGTCCGAGAAGACCGTCAAGACAGATCCCCTGTATTTTTTTCTGGCAGTTACCTATGTAATTGAAAACAATATTGTATGTCATAGACAACTGCACGACAAACTGCATACAATCCTCAAGACCCGAGAAGGAGAGGCCCGTTCCCAGCGTCTTTTGACCATGAGCGTCTCTGGCGTGGCAATCCTGTTCATGCTTGGATTCATGACTGATTTTTATCGGCGCAACCGCCGGGCCATGCTCGCATTGACGGAAAGTCGGGAAAAAGTGGTCCAAATTCTGGAAGTCGTTCGCGACCAGCGCGACAAGCTGGCCTATGAACGGGAAATCGTCGAACATACGCTGGAAAAAATCAACCGGTCCGTCAAAATGAGCCATGCGGGTGCAACGCTTTTGTCCGTCCCCCTGGAGAGGATTGCCGGGGATTTTTTGCTGTATGCCGCCCGTCCAGATGGAACACGACACTACCTTCTGGGGGACTTTACAGGCCATGGCCTCCCCTCAGCCCTGGGAGGGCCCATGGTCGCGGATATTTTTTACACCATGACCCGAAAAAATTTCGCTCCACCTGCCATTCTGAATGAGATCAACGCCAAGTTGCACCTTAAACTACCCAGGCAGTTGTACCTGGCTGCCGCTTTCCTGGCCCATGATCCAAATCAAGGGCGCCTCCTGATCTGGAACTGTGGCATTCCCGAGATATTGCATTTCCACCAGAAAGAGTTCTACCGTTCCTACCCTTCCAACCATCTTCCTCTGGGTATTCTCGCCGAACATGAACTGGCCAAGATTGAGCAGAGCACCACAACAAATACGATGGATAGGGTCTATGCTTTTTCTGATGGGTTCTGCGAGGCACAAGACGCCCAGGGCGAGATGTTCGGCAGCGCCAACCTGCAACAGGCCCTGGGCGAACTCCTTCTGGAAGACCAACCCTTTCAGGGAGTCATGGAAAAAATAAAACGGCACAGAAACGGCCCACAGACGGATGACCTGACCATGCTTGAATTGGTTTTTGACGGAGCCGGCCCCCCAGACCCCGACACGTTGCTTTTAATCAACAATTTCGGCAAGAATTGCCGAAAAGCCAATGACTGA
- a CDS encoding response regulator, producing the protein MTALQGVVLVALLFGREGFHTSGGVLSILVFAGLFPLFSVFEAWHLSQRLHQSLQSIHAGFQALGEGRLGYEISLHQHTLCRETVQAFNRMSRQLQENIAKRDVAEGDALAGETSVAVTTVDQATPKGSSLPASLELAPDLSSDMRILLVEDSPEMQIFTREILTSAGFVVGVANNGREALEALACAPFDLVLMDLGMPEMDGWTAVRQIRQLTSRMRDVPIIILTGNTFPGVREACMAIGAQGYLTKPVQHDLLLGSIRALLANPGRVVGSYGPVALPEADSVITALPLLDAAVLQQMARDTAPELVPRMVRIFIQEAEKRRERILLDATGGDVQAMRLEIHALKSSAGTFGAKALYHASTEADLAGKSGDMPTLLRWGQALPNLIQRTIRAYQIHFSES; encoded by the coding sequence ATGACTGCTTTGCAAGGGGTCGTTCTGGTGGCCTTGTTGTTTGGCCGTGAGGGGTTTCATACATCGGGTGGAGTTTTGAGCATTCTTGTTTTTGCAGGTTTGTTCCCCTTATTCAGTGTGTTCGAGGCATGGCATCTGAGTCAACGCCTGCACCAAAGCCTCCAGAGCATCCATGCGGGATTCCAGGCTTTGGGAGAGGGGCGTCTGGGCTACGAAATATCTTTGCACCAGCATACCCTTTGCAGGGAAACCGTGCAGGCTTTCAATCGGATGAGTCGGCAGTTGCAGGAAAACATCGCCAAGCGGGATGTGGCGGAAGGAGATGCCCTGGCAGGAGAAACCTCTGTCGCCGTCACAACCGTTGATCAGGCCACACCAAAAGGTTCTTCCCTGCCAGCCTCCCTGGAACTGGCGCCCGATCTTTCGTCGGACATGCGGATCCTGTTGGTGGAAGACTCCCCGGAAATGCAGATCTTCACGAGGGAAATATTGACCTCGGCGGGTTTTGTGGTGGGTGTGGCCAACAATGGTCGTGAGGCCTTGGAAGCCTTGGCATGTGCTCCATTTGACCTCGTTCTCATGGATTTGGGCATGCCCGAAATGGATGGCTGGACCGCCGTGCGGCAAATTCGTCAACTCACTTCACGGATGCGGGATGTGCCCATCATCATTTTGACGGGTAACACCTTTCCGGGTGTACGTGAAGCGTGCATGGCCATTGGCGCCCAGGGATATCTCACCAAACCTGTGCAACATGATCTCCTTTTGGGCAGCATCCGGGCCTTATTGGCCAACCCGGGCCGGGTTGTTGGGTCTTACGGCCCGGTTGCTCTTCCTGAGGCAGATTCGGTGATCACCGCTCTGCCTTTGTTGGACGCTGCCGTTCTGCAACAAATGGCACGGGATACGGCGCCAGAGTTGGTGCCGCGCATGGTCAGGATTTTCATCCAGGAGGCGGAAAAACGTCGGGAACGTATCTTGCTCGATGCAACAGGCGGTGACGTGCAGGCTATGCGTTTGGAGATACACGCCTTGAAAAGCAGTGCGGGTACCTTTGGCGCCAAAGCCCTCTACCACGCTTCAACGGAGGCCGACCTCGCCGGCAAGAGTGGCGACATGCCGACACTTTTGCGCTGGGGCCAGGCGTTGCCGAATCTCATCCAACGCACCATCCGTGCCTACCAGATCCATTTTTCGGAGTCGTGA
- a CDS encoding exopolyphosphatase: MAEKRKFRLVTRSDFDGLVCAVILKELDMIEEIKFVHPKDMQDGKIEITGNDITTNLPYVEGVHIAFDHHASETIRRGDKKPENHVIDPHAPSAARVVYKYYGGPDALPNVSPEMMAAVDKGDAALFSKEEILHPTGWVLMNFLMDARTGLGRFREFRISNYQLMMQLIDNCRTMDISEIMELPDIKERVDLYFQQEETFKAQLRACSTVHKNLVVLDLRDQDPIYAGNRFMIYALYPETNISIHVLWGVKKQNTVFAIGKSILNRTSNTNVGELALQYGGGGHRNAGTCQVENSHAEKALRELVERITQDG, encoded by the coding sequence GTGGCCGAGAAAAGAAAATTTCGACTGGTAACCCGTAGCGATTTCGATGGCCTGGTGTGTGCCGTCATCCTTAAAGAGTTGGACATGATCGAAGAGATCAAATTTGTCCATCCAAAAGACATGCAAGACGGCAAGATCGAAATCACAGGCAACGATATCACCACCAACCTTCCCTACGTGGAGGGGGTGCATATCGCCTTCGATCACCACGCCAGCGAGACCATTCGCCGAGGTGACAAAAAACCGGAGAATCATGTCATCGATCCACACGCCCCTTCAGCCGCCCGGGTGGTCTACAAGTATTATGGAGGCCCGGATGCTCTGCCCAATGTCTCTCCAGAAATGATGGCCGCTGTGGACAAAGGCGACGCTGCCCTGTTCAGCAAAGAAGAGATACTTCACCCCACCGGGTGGGTTTTGATGAACTTTCTCATGGACGCCCGGACGGGTCTGGGCCGGTTTCGGGAATTCCGCATCTCCAACTACCAGCTCATGATGCAGTTGATCGACAACTGCCGTACCATGGATATCTCCGAGATCATGGAGTTGCCCGACATCAAGGAACGGGTGGATCTCTATTTTCAACAGGAAGAGACATTCAAGGCCCAGTTGAGGGCCTGTTCGACCGTCCATAAAAATCTGGTGGTCCTGGATCTGCGTGACCAGGATCCCATTTATGCCGGCAACCGGTTCATGATTTATGCCCTGTACCCCGAAACCAACATCTCCATCCATGTGCTGTGGGGTGTCAAGAAGCAAAATACGGTTTTTGCCATAGGCAAGTCCATTCTGAACCGGACGTCCAACACCAACGTCGGTGAGTTGGCTCTCCAATATGGCGGCGGCGGCCATCGCAACGCCGGTACCTGCCAGGTGGAGAACAGTCACGCTGAAAAGGCCCTCCGGGAGTTGGTCGAGCGGATCACTCAGGATGGTTGA
- the larC gene encoding nickel pincer cofactor biosynthesis protein LarC, whose amino-acid sequence MKWHVQLDAGISGDMFLGACLDLGVDREAMIHALRGLALPAWTLAAEVARRGGMRGIRVDVQVPDEHHHRHLAEILTLIRGAGFTTAVAQRAEAIFTILAEAEGAVHGLPPEEVHFHEVGGMDALLDICGAAWAIEHLGVTGVSTGPLQCGSGSVRCQHGVMPVPAPAVVAIVQKYRIPLQPEHVTGETATPTGTAILAHLVHSLAAAGGLTRIDRTGTGLGQRELPERANALRILAEVPAAAAIPGKTDMDPFQEQVAVLSAHVDDMNPEWYGMLWEKLFEAGALDVGLIPMTMKKGRPAVRIEVVVQPAAADALAHLMLQQSTTLGVRIQTMQRWVWRRNKRLVSTPWGPLGLVEAGGVRRVEYDDLANIARLQEWSVAEAYDKLLPFLGGGVQ is encoded by the coding sequence ATGAAATGGCATGTGCAATTGGATGCCGGAATCTCCGGCGACATGTTTTTGGGCGCCTGTTTGGATCTGGGGGTGGACCGGGAAGCGATGATCCACGCGCTCCGGGGGCTTGCGTTGCCGGCCTGGACCCTCGCGGCGGAAGTGGCGCGACGCGGGGGAATGCGTGGGATACGGGTCGATGTTCAGGTGCCGGATGAACATCATCACCGCCACTTGGCGGAAATTCTGACATTGATCCGGGGGGCAGGTTTCACGACAGCCGTAGCGCAACGGGCCGAGGCCATCTTTACCATCCTGGCCGAAGCGGAGGGAGCGGTTCACGGTCTCCCCCCGGAAGAGGTGCATTTTCACGAAGTCGGAGGCATGGATGCCCTTCTGGATATCTGCGGCGCAGCCTGGGCCATTGAACATCTGGGCGTGACCGGGGTGAGCACCGGTCCATTGCAGTGTGGTTCGGGCAGTGTCCGCTGCCAACACGGCGTAATGCCGGTGCCTGCCCCGGCGGTGGTGGCGATCGTGCAAAAATATCGGATCCCCCTCCAGCCGGAGCATGTCACCGGTGAAACGGCCACGCCAACGGGAACAGCCATTCTGGCCCACCTGGTTCACAGCCTTGCAGCAGCGGGTGGATTGACCCGAATCGACCGAACAGGCACCGGGTTGGGACAACGCGAACTCCCCGAACGGGCCAATGCCCTGCGCATTTTGGCCGAAGTACCGGCAGCGGCTGCCATACCCGGCAAAACGGATATGGATCCCTTTCAGGAACAGGTGGCGGTTTTGTCGGCCCATGTGGATGACATGAATCCGGAGTGGTACGGCATGTTGTGGGAAAAATTGTTTGAAGCCGGCGCCTTGGATGTGGGACTCATTCCCATGACCATGAAGAAGGGGCGGCCAGCGGTACGCATTGAAGTTGTGGTGCAGCCTGCGGCTGCCGATGCGTTGGCGCACTTGATGTTGCAGCAATCCACCACCCTTGGTGTTCGGATACAAACCATGCAAAGGTGGGTTTGGCGTCGCAACAAACGCCTGGTCTCCACCCCTTGGGGGCCCTTGGGTCTGGTCGAGGCAGGAGGAGTGCGCCGGGTTGAGTACGACGATCTGGCCAACATTGCCCGCCTCCAGGAGTGGTCCGTGGCCGAGGCCTATGACAAACTCCTGCCCTTTCTGGGAGGGGGCGTTCAATGA